Proteins from one Fragaria vesca subsp. vesca linkage group LG6, FraVesHawaii_1.0, whole genome shotgun sequence genomic window:
- the LOC101314580 gene encoding transmembrane protein 87B-like translates to MERRWFWKLNLSSLGFMLLLILMINGCNASIHEYRNEAFKPQSNAFFFHGGSEGLYASKVVDSSNDSHVKGKSFIRFESVTFVRTKESASKQNEMQQSTGMVEAIILEVKDRTRVGALFLKLDVICCTRNLSKDGQCTAGEVVIQKNPDNPDWPRRIKTSFNGKDEEAKMESETVEIKSSGMYYLYFMFCNPELKGTLIKGRTDWRNPDGYLPGKMAPLMTFYGLMSLAYLVLGLAWFLRFVQYWKDIIQLHYHITAVIALGMCEMAVWYFEYVNFNLTGTRPMGITLWAVTFSSVKKTLSRLLLLVVSMGFGVVKPTLGGITPKVFLLGGVYFMASEALELVENLGNINDFSGKAKLFLVLPVAFLDSCFILWIFSSLSKTLEKLQMRRNMAKLELYRKFTNSLAVSVLLSVAWIGFELYFNATDPLSELWQIAWVIPAFWTLLAYALLAVICVLWAPSSNPTRYAYSEETGDDFDEEGVSLTSGTLKVSGDTAAMREFNNGLAEDLEEDKRE, encoded by the exons ATGGAGCGCCGATGGTTCTGGAAACTAAACCTCTCATCCCTAGGGTTCATGCTCTTGCTTATTCTGATGATCAACGGCTGTAATGCCTCAATCCACGAGTACAGAAACGAAGCTTTCAAACCTCAGTCAAACGCCTTCTTCTTCCACGGCGGCAGCGAAGGTCTCTACGCCTCTAAGGTCGTCGATTCCTCTAACGATAGCCACGTCAAGGGCAAGTCCTTCATCAG GTTTGAGAGTGTTACTTTTGTGAGGACAAAGGAGTCGGCCAGTAAGCAGAATGAAATGCAGCAGAGTACTGGGATGGTGGAAGCTATCATTCTGGAGGTGAAGGACAGGACGAGGGTCGGGGCTTTGTTTTTGAAGTTGGATGTGATATGCTGCACCAGGAATCTTTCGAAGGATGGACAATGCACGGCTGGGGAGGTTGTTATACAGAAGAATCCGGACAATCCTGACTGGCCCAGGCGCATCAAGACCTCGTTTAATGGGAAGGACGAGGAGGCTAAGATGGAGTCTGAGACGGTTGAGATCAAGAGTTCGGGGATGTATTACCTGTACTTTATGTTCTGTAATCCGGAACTGAAAGGAACGCTGATTAAAGGGAGGACGGATTGGAGAAATCCAGATGGTTATTTGCCGGGGAAGATGGCTCCTTTGATGACATTCTATGGCTTAATGTCTTTGGCTTACCTTGTGCTTGGCCTTGCCTGGTTTCTGAGGTTTGTTCAGTATTGGAAGGATATTATACAATTGCACTACCATATCACAGCGGTGATTGCTCTTGGAATGTGTGAAATGGCTGTTTGGTACTTTGAGTATGTCAATTTCAATTTGACTGGAACAAGACCCATGGGAATTACACTGTGGGCAGTAACCTTTAGCTCTGTCAAGAAGACGCTCTCTCGTCTTCTTCTGTTAGTTGTTTCAATGGGCTTTGGTGTGGTGAAACCTACACTTGGTGGTATAACCCCAAAAGTGTTTCTGCTTGGCGGGGTCTATTTTATGGCATCAGAAGCGCTTGAGCTTGTTGAAAATCTGGGGAATATCAATGATTTTTCTGGAAAGGCAAAGTTATTTTTAGTCTTACCAGTTGCCTTCTTGGATTCATGCTTTATTCTGTGGATTTTCTCTTCGTTATCAAAAACTTTGGAGAAACTTCAG ATGAGGAGAAACATGGCGAAGTTGGAGCTATATCGAAAATTTACCAACTCTCTTGCAGTGTCTGTGCTTCTGTCAGTTGCTTGGATTGGCTTTGAG CTATATTTCAATGCAACCGATCCATTGAGTGAGCTTTGGCAAATCGCCTGGGTTATTCCTGCATTTTGGACACTGCTTGCCTATGCTCTCTTGGCAGTGATATGTGTTCTCTGGGCTCCATCAAGTAACCCAACTAG ATATGCATACTCAGAGGAGACGGGAGACGACTTTGATGAAGAGGGCGTCTCGTTAACAAGTGGTACTCTGAAGGTGAGCGGAGATACAGCAGCTATGAGAG